The following DNA comes from Gadus macrocephalus chromosome 5, ASM3116895v1.
CATATGCACATACCTGAGTGTTACTTAATTATGCAGGTTGTCCCGTGTCCCAATATTATTCATATCTTCCCATTAAATACAATTAAGCCTATTGAATATTGATTGAGACCATTCAATAAATGGGAACATTGATTAGCGTTGCAAAGATTGCAGTTAAAACAATCTTGAATCCTACATTCTACCGGACCAAAACGTGTCTAGCAGTAGTGTTGGTCATACAGTATAGACGGGCGATATAATCCAAAGCTGCAGTAGGTTGGTCACATGTTATAGATTTAAGGCATACTGGCCCAACGGAGAACGCAAGGTGATAGGAAGGGGAGTATGAACTATTATTCCTTTGAGAAAGTCCTGCTTCAAGTCTTATCCGtttggtgctgggggggggggggggggggggttcacagaATAAAACGTCTGCAACTCTTGCATGAAGCCTGTGCAATTCAGCATTAATGGCGCTCAACAAAAAAGAGTTTGAAAAaagaataaacaaaaacaaatgaaaaacacaaCCAGTGACCGACCTGCGGCATTGAGTCTGTGAAACACTTCTTGTTGgaccctagtgtgtgtgtgtgtgtgtgtgtgtgtgtgtgtgtgtgtgtgtgtgtgtgtgtgtgtgtgtgtgtgtgtgtgtgtgtgttcgtttgtgtgtctgtctatgtgtgtgtgtgtgtgtgtgtgtgtgtgtgtgtgtgtgtgtgggtagtcGTGGAGGCCTCATCACTCTCCTCCACGCAGGACAGGACGCTTGGTCGTGGAGGCGGCCTTGACCGGAGAAACGGTGCGAGCAGCTGCAGCATTCTCGGTCCCCTGCTCAGCATTACGTTTGCTATTCGCACCATCACCATCCCTCTCGTCCCCCTCGTCGAACATGGCGTCCGTCGGCGAGCTGTACAGAGGCTGTGATTTATGTCTTTCTCTGCCCAGAGACGAGTCTGATTTGtccgccgcagcagcagcagcagcagcagcagcagctcgggGGGTCGTGTAGAGACCGTCCACGTCCTGAGCCGAGTGCGGGCTTTCCGCTCGACCGGCGTCCGGTGAGCCACCCGTTGCGCCCTCCCCTCTGCTGTCCCACTGAAACGTGTGGCTCTGAGACAGCGACCGCTGCTGTGTGTCATTGAGATATAAAAGCTCTGTCTGTGTAGAGTTCACCTCTGTGACGTTTTTGCTCGTGGAGATATTAGAGGAGATGTTTgcgttggaggtggtggggaaggTGGTGGTGACCCCCGATATCCCAGGCTTACCCCCAGAGGAGGACGAGCTGGTGGGCTTCCATATCAAGCTGTAATAAATAGCTAGAATTATGGCTGCTAAGGACACAGAcaacacatatgcaaacacagtGGCTAGTCTCACCCATTTCTTATTGGTCTTAGCAGCCATCTTAGCCTTTTTGTCCCCCGTGTAAGTAGCGGGTTTGCCCCTCTCCATATTGGGCATGAAGTCCCGCTCTCTCATATTGCCCCTGTTTTTACCGCGATGTTCCACCACCCCGTCCGTCTTGAAGCCTTAATATGGATCCACAATCCAAAGAGAATGAATGAcgcaaaaaagaaacaaacacctTCAGCGGCGAAATAACCGTTGCTTTTTTGGAGGGGTTAACTGGATTTGCTGTGAAAGTGTGCTGAGCCTAATCAACGGTGCCTGTGCAGCATTGCGAATCATCGTAGCCTTCATCAAGCATCCATTCGGGATGTTGCGCGTCCCACGGTCAAGGTAGTTGCATCCTCTCGCGACCGCATCCAGGGGTTGgaaggagggaaaaaaaagaacaagcTGTTTTTCGGCCCTCGGCAGATATCCCCAGTGTTAGGAATAGACAACATGTATCAAAAACGATGAAGTGAGATCATATACGACACACAACTGTCCGTCCTTCCAGCAAATGAAGTGGCTGGCTCATCTAAAAATACaggagaggggggcgggagcTAGGCTCttaaagcagcagcagcagctgcctgcagcagcagcagcactgaaccccccccccccccccacacacacacacacacacgcacgcacgcacgcacgcacgcacgcacgcacacacgcatgcatacacacatgcacacacttgcatacacacatgcatacacacatggatacacacgcacacacatgcatacacacatgcacacatacgcacacacacacacacacacacacacacacacacacacacacacacacacacacacacacacacacacacacacacacacacaatcacacaatcacacaaacgcATCGTCAATGTGTTATTGACGCTGCAAACGGTATGAACGTGGATTGTTTAACAGATGACACTGCCTCCTCGTATGATTTCTCGTTTTCTTTCAACCAGCCAtaagacatgcatgcacaatcCTTCGATGTGATTTTAGTGGATGGTTGGTCCAGTGGTTTTCAGGACAAGCCAGCTGCCTCCAACCGGATTCATTTTCAATGTTTAGTCCCCCGTTCTAGCACCAAGGACAGCGGTAAGTGTC
Coding sequences within:
- the LOC132457804 gene encoding uncharacterized protein LOC132457804, whose product is MRERDFMPNMERGKPATYTGDKKAKMAAKTNKKWVRLATVFAYVLSVSLAAIILAIYYSLIWKPTSSSSSGGKPGISGVTTTFPTTSNANISSNISTSKNVTEVNSTQTELLYLNDTQQRSLSQSHTFQWDSRGEGATGGSPDAGRAESPHSAQDVDGLYTTPRAAAAAAAAAAADKSDSSLGRERHKSQPLYSSPTDAMFDEGDERDGDGANSKRNAEQGTENAAAARTVSPVKAASTTKRPVLRGGE